A DNA window from Argopecten irradians isolate NY chromosome 10, Ai_NY, whole genome shotgun sequence contains the following coding sequences:
- the LOC138332861 gene encoding uncharacterized protein isoform X1, with translation MSSYHTIISRTILFIGFLQITGVVSNPVVLSGGLRGETLGTNEGSQRALPSSQHQTQLHSEAEHESDPVAEQEPGEEPREEVHGDSGRGVHEQTQAESQMEPNEEIQDSELDRGTRHLLEPNRNTSSVEQGTDDPEGLDIDADHTGGGGIPGEQQQMDGDIAALRPGGADHQLHPEESGVHEEPVPGEHISYLPDHSGPFPGESEGNHGDEIFPEDHLPTTPNSDMIHGASDTPIVRPIATESLPVELPEEHQHSGIGGEASNSTEPENGTDIFSNNKIEMSSKSNYDEQNETLSAETTTKKSIIDSSNNSVHEEHKENEDIISSASLSASIRPTPSLTSSSTIPNNELTETIDYDSMHITTETVFTSRREDDMSSSTTVESEMTASLLSVQSSYSTVTQSVTESVYMTSSGSGESVVPTYIPASLSHYDYTEGISSSASMDQSTTFTTVNSESNQPTVGSLSLASQGLVIHDNDGRQQTTTEENAGHPTSPDYFTSNNTPIYSYTTYGSSSTSHPDGSHHQTSVGAITELPSTSGSNSSIVTPPASTTTTSLKTTHQSDIVTLFLSTKKANHSSTKSQEKTARATTPLTGQSSPSRSTLHSTAATTTVTVKNPSTSHKNIHISTELPSVFISIHLQMTLTEFCSQKETFITELVEIVENHQQIDIQQQQVVLLNIRPKMCERLSIPFTDNDNIEEVKVELYFLDTDGKADEQMTKVVSEIIKQGFDEQSESRFKQKLTDVKLIHPNEYVSPVNNLNIPAADPETKLQTGITVVIVIASVGGFCCVCLLLLQIIIHRRQSGKRMKPYPGRSGLSNVPSMDSIALGVVPKSRPHSGFWNPGLEIQNESSEPTNLLEYTALSNIFMDTEAQRNEFETLSMEVPKLSSLPVGAEDKNRFANVIPFPHSRIKLKKIPEEDNSDYINANYISGYNHAYKTYIATQAPLTRTMRDFWRMVWEQQSRVILMLVPMQANGQPSCEAYWPDNEGMDACLQFGDITVALKKKDVQQEYTMYLLQLKDIENNLIREIHHFWYTSWPKDGEPEPISLVKFILDTRPHFEDSGAPVVVHCRPGTGRTGTLIAIDICMRSFEDRRKVDILNCVRSMRGERAGAVQTRGQYNLIYCALYEYATIVTSPKVSISSTASALHKML, from the exons ATGTCATCCTACCACACCATCATTTCAAGGACAATCCTTTTTATTG GTTTTCTTCAAATTACTGGCGTTGTATCTAATCCTGTGGTTCTGTCGGGAGGACTGAGGGGGGAAACTTTAGGGACAAATGAGGGCAGTCAGAGGGCACTGCCCTCCAGTCAACATCAAACACAGCTTCACTCTGAGGCTGAACACGAGTCTGACCCTGTAGCAGAACAAGAACCAGGTGAGGAACCACGTGAGGAAGTGCATGGGGACTCAGGACGAGGAGTACATGAACAGACACAAGCGGAGTCACAAATGGAACCAAATGAAGAGATTCAAGATTCTGAACTAGATAGGGGGACTAGACACTTGCTAGAGCCAAATAGAAATACTTCATCAGTAGAGCAAGGAACAGATGACCCAGAAGGGCTTGACATTGATGCTGACCATACTGGTGGCGGTGGGATTCCTGGTGAGCAACAACAGATGGATGGGGACATTGCAGCATTACGTCCTGGTGGGGCAGACCACCAACTACATCCAGAAGAGTCTGGTGTCCATGAGGAACCGGTACCAGGGGAACACATCAGTTACCTTCCAGACCACTCTGGTCCTTTTCCTGGAGAGTCCGAAGGTAATCATGGAGATGAGATCTTTCCTGAGGATCATCTCCCAACAACTCCAAATTCTGACATGATCCATGGTGCATCTGATACTCCAATTGTCCGACCAATTGCTACCGAGTCTCTACCTGTTGAACTTCCAGAAGAGCACCAACATTCTGGTATTGGAGGTGAAGCAAGTAACAGCACAGAACCTGAAAATGGTACAGATATATTCTCAAACAACAAGATAGAAATGTCATCAAAAAGCAATTATGATGAACAAAATGAGACATTAAGTGCGGAAACAAccacaaaaaaatcaattattgatTCAAGTAACAATAGTGTTCATGAAGAGCATAAAGAAAATGAAGATATAATAAGCAGTGCTTCTTTATCTGCCTCTATCAGACCAACACCTTCCCTAACAAGTTCAAGCACCATTCCAAATAATGAGCTCACAGAGACAATTGATTATGATTCTATGCACATAACTACTGAAACTGTATTTACAAGTAGAAGGGAAGACGACATGAGTAGTTCAACAACAGTAGAGAGTGAAATGACAGCATCACTATTGAGTGTTCAGTCATCATATAGCACAGTCACGCAAAGTGTAACAGAAAGTGTATACATGACTAGCTCGGGTAGTGGAGAGTCTGTGGTACCTACATACATTCCAGCATCACTATCTCATTATGATTACACTGAAGGGATTTCATCATCTGCGTCCATGGATCAGTCCACAACTTTCACCACAGTGAATTCTGAATCCAATCAACCAACAGTTGGGAGTCTCTCCTTGGCTTCGCAAGGCCTTGTTATCCATGACAATGATGGCcgacaacaaacaacaacagaGGAAAATGCAGGTCATCCTACCTCTCCTGATTACTTCACTTCTAATAACACTCCTATATATTCCTACACAACTTATGGGTCTTCATCCACATCTCACCCTGACGGAAGTCACCATCAGACATCTGTTGGAGCTATCACCGAATTGCCAAGTACATCAGGGTCAAACAGTAGCATAGTTACGCCTCCAGCTTCAACAACTACAACATCCCTGAAGACAACTCATCAATCGgatattgtgactttatttctgtcaacaaaaaaaGCAAATCATTCTTCAACAAAATCTCAGGAAAAAACAGCCAGAGCGACAACACCATTGACAGGTCAGAGTTCACCATCAAGGAGTACTTTACATTCTACAGCAGCTACCACTACTGTTACAGTTAAAAATCCCAGTACTTCtcataaaaacattcatatcaGCACAGAACTTCCTTCTGTATTCATCAGTATCCACCttcaaatgaccttgactgagTTCTGCTCACAGAAAGAAACATTCATCACAGAATTGGTTGAAATAGTTGAAAATCATCAACAGATTGATATACAACAGCAACAAGTTGTACTGTTAAATATTCGGCCAAAAATGTGCGAGAGACTGTCAATACCATTTACggataatgataatattgaggAGGTCAAGGTCGAGTTGTATTTCCTTGATACAGACGGAAAGGCAGATGAACAAATGACAAAGGTTGTTAGTGAGATTATCAAGCAGGGATTTGATGAACAGTCCGAGTCTCGATTTAAACAGAAG ttGACAGATGTGAAGCTGATACATCCAAATGAGTACGTGAGCCCTGTAAATAACCTGAATATTCCTGCTGCTGATCCTGAGACAAAGCTACAGACAGGAATCACGGTGGTGATTGTGATTGCCTCTGTAGGTGGCTTTTGTTGTGTCTGTCTCCTACTACTCCAG ATCATTATCCACCGCCGTCAGAGTGGTAAGAGGATGAAGCCCTACCCCGGCAGATCAGGCCTCTCCAATGTTCCAAGTATGGATTCTATAGCACTGGGTGTGGTCCCTAAATCACGGCCTCACAGTGGTTTCTGGAACCCTGGACTAGAAATACAG AATGAATCCTCAGAACCAACCAACTTACTTGAATACACTGCCTTGTCCAATATCTTTATGGATACGGAGGCCCAGAGAAATGAATTTGAG ACCCTGTCAATGGAAGTACCTAAACTGTCATCTCTACCTGTAGGAGCCGAAGACAAAAATAGATTCGCTAATGTAATTCCAT ttCCACACAGCCGTATCAAGCTAAAGAAAATACCAGAGGAGGATAATTCTGACTATATTAATGCCAACTATATATCA GGCTACAATCATGCCTACAAGACGTACATCGCCACCCAGGCCCCACTGACCAGGACGATGAGAGATTTCTGGAGGATGGTATGGGAACAACAGTCTCGTGTCATACTTATGCTCGTACCCATGCAGGCAAATGGACAG CCTAGCTGTGAAGCTTACTGGCCAGACAATGAGGGTATGGAcgcctgtctacagtttggggACATCACAGTCGCACTGAAGAAGAAAGATGTTCAGCAGGAATACACAATGTACTTACTTCAACTGAAGGATATTGAG AACAATTTGATTCGTGAGATCCACCATTTCTGGTACACATCTTGGCCTAAAGACGGGGAACCTGAGcctatctcactggtaaaattcaTCCTCGACACACGGCCTCATTTTGAGGATAGTGGAGCCCCAGTGGTCGTCCATTGTAG GCCAGGGACTGGGAGAACGGGTACATTGATAgctatagatatatgtatgagGTCGTTTGAGGACAGGCGGAAAGTGGACATCCTTAATTGTGTACGTAGTATGAGAGGAGAAAGAGCTGGAGCTGTACAAACAAGGGGACAATATAATCTTATCTATTGT GCCTTATATGAATATGCGACCATTGTAACGAGTCCAAAGGTATCCATTTCATCCACAGCTAGTGCCTTACACAAGATGTTGTAA
- the LOC138332861 gene encoding receptor-type tyrosine-protein phosphatase zeta-like isoform X3, with product MSSYHTIISRTILFIGFLQITGVVSNPVVLSGGLRGETLGTNEGSQRALPSSQHQTQLHSEAEHESDPVAEQEPGEEPREEVHGDSGRGVHEQTQAESQMEPNEEIQDSELDRGTRHLLEPNRNTSSVEQGTDDPEGLDIDADHTGGGGIPGEQQQMDGDIAALRPGGADHQLHPEESGVHEEPVPGEHISYLPDHSGPFPGESEGNHGDEIFPEDHLPTTPNSDMIHGASDTPIVRPIATESLPVELPEEHQHSGIGGEASNSTEPENGTDIFSNNKIEMSSKSNYDEQNETLSAETTTKKSIIDSSNNSVHEEHKENEDIISSASLSASIRPTPSLTSSSTIPNNELTETIDYDSMHITTETVFTSRREDDMSSSTTVESEMTASLLSVQSSYSTVTQSVTESVYMTSSGSGESVVPTYIPASLSHYDYTEGISSSASMDQSTTFTTVNSESNQPTVGSLSLASQGLVIHDNDGRQQTTTEENAGHPTSPDYFTSNNTPIYSYTTYGSSSTSHPDGSHHQTSVGAITELPSTSGSNSSIVTPPASTTTTSLKTTHQSDIVTLFLSTKKANHSSTKSQEKTARATTPLTGQSSPSRSTLHSTAATTTVTVKNPSTSHKNIHISTELPSVFISIHLQMTLTEFCSQKETFITELVEIVENHQQIDIQQQQVVLLNIRPKMCERLSIPFTDNDNIEEVKVELYFLDTDGKADEQMTKVVSEIIKQGFDEQSESRFKQKLTDVKLIHPNEYVSPVNNLNIPAADPETKLQTGITVVIVIASVGGFCCVCLLLLQIIIHRRQSGKRMKPYPGRSGLSNVPSMDSIALGVVPKSRPHSGFWNPGLEIQNESSEPTNLLEYTALSNIFMDTEAQRNEFETLSMEVPKLSSLPVGAEDKNRFANVIPFPHSRIKLKKIPEEDNSDYINANYISGYNHAYKTYIATQAPLTRTMRDFWRMVWEQQSRVILMLVPMQANGQPSCEAYWPDNEGMDACLQFGDITVALKKKDVQQEYTMYLLQLKDIENNLIREIHHFWYTSWPKDGEPEPISLVKFILDTRPHFEDSGAPVVVHCRPYMNMRPL from the exons ATGTCATCCTACCACACCATCATTTCAAGGACAATCCTTTTTATTG GTTTTCTTCAAATTACTGGCGTTGTATCTAATCCTGTGGTTCTGTCGGGAGGACTGAGGGGGGAAACTTTAGGGACAAATGAGGGCAGTCAGAGGGCACTGCCCTCCAGTCAACATCAAACACAGCTTCACTCTGAGGCTGAACACGAGTCTGACCCTGTAGCAGAACAAGAACCAGGTGAGGAACCACGTGAGGAAGTGCATGGGGACTCAGGACGAGGAGTACATGAACAGACACAAGCGGAGTCACAAATGGAACCAAATGAAGAGATTCAAGATTCTGAACTAGATAGGGGGACTAGACACTTGCTAGAGCCAAATAGAAATACTTCATCAGTAGAGCAAGGAACAGATGACCCAGAAGGGCTTGACATTGATGCTGACCATACTGGTGGCGGTGGGATTCCTGGTGAGCAACAACAGATGGATGGGGACATTGCAGCATTACGTCCTGGTGGGGCAGACCACCAACTACATCCAGAAGAGTCTGGTGTCCATGAGGAACCGGTACCAGGGGAACACATCAGTTACCTTCCAGACCACTCTGGTCCTTTTCCTGGAGAGTCCGAAGGTAATCATGGAGATGAGATCTTTCCTGAGGATCATCTCCCAACAACTCCAAATTCTGACATGATCCATGGTGCATCTGATACTCCAATTGTCCGACCAATTGCTACCGAGTCTCTACCTGTTGAACTTCCAGAAGAGCACCAACATTCTGGTATTGGAGGTGAAGCAAGTAACAGCACAGAACCTGAAAATGGTACAGATATATTCTCAAACAACAAGATAGAAATGTCATCAAAAAGCAATTATGATGAACAAAATGAGACATTAAGTGCGGAAACAAccacaaaaaaatcaattattgatTCAAGTAACAATAGTGTTCATGAAGAGCATAAAGAAAATGAAGATATAATAAGCAGTGCTTCTTTATCTGCCTCTATCAGACCAACACCTTCCCTAACAAGTTCAAGCACCATTCCAAATAATGAGCTCACAGAGACAATTGATTATGATTCTATGCACATAACTACTGAAACTGTATTTACAAGTAGAAGGGAAGACGACATGAGTAGTTCAACAACAGTAGAGAGTGAAATGACAGCATCACTATTGAGTGTTCAGTCATCATATAGCACAGTCACGCAAAGTGTAACAGAAAGTGTATACATGACTAGCTCGGGTAGTGGAGAGTCTGTGGTACCTACATACATTCCAGCATCACTATCTCATTATGATTACACTGAAGGGATTTCATCATCTGCGTCCATGGATCAGTCCACAACTTTCACCACAGTGAATTCTGAATCCAATCAACCAACAGTTGGGAGTCTCTCCTTGGCTTCGCAAGGCCTTGTTATCCATGACAATGATGGCcgacaacaaacaacaacagaGGAAAATGCAGGTCATCCTACCTCTCCTGATTACTTCACTTCTAATAACACTCCTATATATTCCTACACAACTTATGGGTCTTCATCCACATCTCACCCTGACGGAAGTCACCATCAGACATCTGTTGGAGCTATCACCGAATTGCCAAGTACATCAGGGTCAAACAGTAGCATAGTTACGCCTCCAGCTTCAACAACTACAACATCCCTGAAGACAACTCATCAATCGgatattgtgactttatttctgtcaacaaaaaaaGCAAATCATTCTTCAACAAAATCTCAGGAAAAAACAGCCAGAGCGACAACACCATTGACAGGTCAGAGTTCACCATCAAGGAGTACTTTACATTCTACAGCAGCTACCACTACTGTTACAGTTAAAAATCCCAGTACTTCtcataaaaacattcatatcaGCACAGAACTTCCTTCTGTATTCATCAGTATCCACCttcaaatgaccttgactgagTTCTGCTCACAGAAAGAAACATTCATCACAGAATTGGTTGAAATAGTTGAAAATCATCAACAGATTGATATACAACAGCAACAAGTTGTACTGTTAAATATTCGGCCAAAAATGTGCGAGAGACTGTCAATACCATTTACggataatgataatattgaggAGGTCAAGGTCGAGTTGTATTTCCTTGATACAGACGGAAAGGCAGATGAACAAATGACAAAGGTTGTTAGTGAGATTATCAAGCAGGGATTTGATGAACAGTCCGAGTCTCGATTTAAACAGAAG ttGACAGATGTGAAGCTGATACATCCAAATGAGTACGTGAGCCCTGTAAATAACCTGAATATTCCTGCTGCTGATCCTGAGACAAAGCTACAGACAGGAATCACGGTGGTGATTGTGATTGCCTCTGTAGGTGGCTTTTGTTGTGTCTGTCTCCTACTACTCCAG ATCATTATCCACCGCCGTCAGAGTGGTAAGAGGATGAAGCCCTACCCCGGCAGATCAGGCCTCTCCAATGTTCCAAGTATGGATTCTATAGCACTGGGTGTGGTCCCTAAATCACGGCCTCACAGTGGTTTCTGGAACCCTGGACTAGAAATACAG AATGAATCCTCAGAACCAACCAACTTACTTGAATACACTGCCTTGTCCAATATCTTTATGGATACGGAGGCCCAGAGAAATGAATTTGAG ACCCTGTCAATGGAAGTACCTAAACTGTCATCTCTACCTGTAGGAGCCGAAGACAAAAATAGATTCGCTAATGTAATTCCAT ttCCACACAGCCGTATCAAGCTAAAGAAAATACCAGAGGAGGATAATTCTGACTATATTAATGCCAACTATATATCA GGCTACAATCATGCCTACAAGACGTACATCGCCACCCAGGCCCCACTGACCAGGACGATGAGAGATTTCTGGAGGATGGTATGGGAACAACAGTCTCGTGTCATACTTATGCTCGTACCCATGCAGGCAAATGGACAG CCTAGCTGTGAAGCTTACTGGCCAGACAATGAGGGTATGGAcgcctgtctacagtttggggACATCACAGTCGCACTGAAGAAGAAAGATGTTCAGCAGGAATACACAATGTACTTACTTCAACTGAAGGATATTGAG AACAATTTGATTCGTGAGATCCACCATTTCTGGTACACATCTTGGCCTAAAGACGGGGAACCTGAGcctatctcactggtaaaattcaTCCTCGACACACGGCCTCATTTTGAGGATAGTGGAGCCCCAGTGGTCGTCCATTGTAG GCCTTATATGAATATGCGACCATTGTAA
- the LOC138332861 gene encoding receptor-type tyrosine-protein phosphatase zeta-like isoform X2, which translates to MSSYHTIISRTILFIGFLQITGVVSNPVVLSGGLRGETLGTNEGSQRALPSSQHQTQLHSEAEHESDPVAEQEPGEEPREEVHGDSGRGVHEQTQAESQMEPNEEIQDSELDRGTRHLLEPNRNTSSVEQGTDDPEGLDIDADHTGGGGIPGEQQQMDGDIAALRPGGADHQLHPEESGVHEEPVPGEHISYLPDHSGPFPGESEGNHGDEIFPEDHLPTTPNSDMIHGASDTPIVRPIATESLPVELPEEHQHSGIGGEASNSTEPENGTDIFSNNKIEMSSKSNYDEQNETLSAETTTKKSIIDSSNNSVHEEHKENEDIISSASLSASIRPTPSLTSSSTIPNNELTETIDYDSMHITTETVFTSRREDDMSSSTTVESEMTASLLSVQSSYSTVTQSVTESVYMTSSGSGESVVPTYIPASLSHYDYTEGISSSASMDQSTTFTTVNSESNQPTVGSLSLASQGLVIHDNDGRQQTTTEENAGHPTSPDYFTSNNTPIYSYTTYGSSSTSHPDGSHHQTSVGAITELPSTSGSNSSIVTPPASTTTTSLKTTHQSDIVTLFLSTKKANHSSTKSQEKTARATTPLTGQSSPSRSTLHSTAATTTVTVKNPSTSHKNIHISTELPSVFISIHLQMTLTEFCSQKETFITELVEIVENHQQIDIQQQQVVLLNIRPKMCERLSIPFTDNDNIEEVKVELYFLDTDGKADEQMTKVVSEIIKQGFDEQSESRFKQKLTDVKLIHPNEYVSPVNNLNIPAADPETKLQTGITVVIVIASVGGFCCVCLLLLQIIIHRRQSGKRMKPYPGRSGLSNVPSMDSIALGVVPKSRPHSGFWNPGLEIQNESSEPTNLLEYTALSNIFMDTEAQRNEFETLSMEVPKLSSLPVGAEDKNRFANVIPFPHSRIKLKKIPEEDNSDYINANYISGYNHAYKTYIATQAPLTRTMRDFWRMVWEQQSRVILMLVPMQANGQPSCEAYWPDNEGMDACLQFGDITVALKKKDVQQEYTMYLLQLKDIENNLIREIHHFWYTSWPKDGEPEPISLVKFILDTRPHFEDSGAPVVVHCRTFSGQGLGERVH; encoded by the exons ATGTCATCCTACCACACCATCATTTCAAGGACAATCCTTTTTATTG GTTTTCTTCAAATTACTGGCGTTGTATCTAATCCTGTGGTTCTGTCGGGAGGACTGAGGGGGGAAACTTTAGGGACAAATGAGGGCAGTCAGAGGGCACTGCCCTCCAGTCAACATCAAACACAGCTTCACTCTGAGGCTGAACACGAGTCTGACCCTGTAGCAGAACAAGAACCAGGTGAGGAACCACGTGAGGAAGTGCATGGGGACTCAGGACGAGGAGTACATGAACAGACACAAGCGGAGTCACAAATGGAACCAAATGAAGAGATTCAAGATTCTGAACTAGATAGGGGGACTAGACACTTGCTAGAGCCAAATAGAAATACTTCATCAGTAGAGCAAGGAACAGATGACCCAGAAGGGCTTGACATTGATGCTGACCATACTGGTGGCGGTGGGATTCCTGGTGAGCAACAACAGATGGATGGGGACATTGCAGCATTACGTCCTGGTGGGGCAGACCACCAACTACATCCAGAAGAGTCTGGTGTCCATGAGGAACCGGTACCAGGGGAACACATCAGTTACCTTCCAGACCACTCTGGTCCTTTTCCTGGAGAGTCCGAAGGTAATCATGGAGATGAGATCTTTCCTGAGGATCATCTCCCAACAACTCCAAATTCTGACATGATCCATGGTGCATCTGATACTCCAATTGTCCGACCAATTGCTACCGAGTCTCTACCTGTTGAACTTCCAGAAGAGCACCAACATTCTGGTATTGGAGGTGAAGCAAGTAACAGCACAGAACCTGAAAATGGTACAGATATATTCTCAAACAACAAGATAGAAATGTCATCAAAAAGCAATTATGATGAACAAAATGAGACATTAAGTGCGGAAACAAccacaaaaaaatcaattattgatTCAAGTAACAATAGTGTTCATGAAGAGCATAAAGAAAATGAAGATATAATAAGCAGTGCTTCTTTATCTGCCTCTATCAGACCAACACCTTCCCTAACAAGTTCAAGCACCATTCCAAATAATGAGCTCACAGAGACAATTGATTATGATTCTATGCACATAACTACTGAAACTGTATTTACAAGTAGAAGGGAAGACGACATGAGTAGTTCAACAACAGTAGAGAGTGAAATGACAGCATCACTATTGAGTGTTCAGTCATCATATAGCACAGTCACGCAAAGTGTAACAGAAAGTGTATACATGACTAGCTCGGGTAGTGGAGAGTCTGTGGTACCTACATACATTCCAGCATCACTATCTCATTATGATTACACTGAAGGGATTTCATCATCTGCGTCCATGGATCAGTCCACAACTTTCACCACAGTGAATTCTGAATCCAATCAACCAACAGTTGGGAGTCTCTCCTTGGCTTCGCAAGGCCTTGTTATCCATGACAATGATGGCcgacaacaaacaacaacagaGGAAAATGCAGGTCATCCTACCTCTCCTGATTACTTCACTTCTAATAACACTCCTATATATTCCTACACAACTTATGGGTCTTCATCCACATCTCACCCTGACGGAAGTCACCATCAGACATCTGTTGGAGCTATCACCGAATTGCCAAGTACATCAGGGTCAAACAGTAGCATAGTTACGCCTCCAGCTTCAACAACTACAACATCCCTGAAGACAACTCATCAATCGgatattgtgactttatttctgtcaacaaaaaaaGCAAATCATTCTTCAACAAAATCTCAGGAAAAAACAGCCAGAGCGACAACACCATTGACAGGTCAGAGTTCACCATCAAGGAGTACTTTACATTCTACAGCAGCTACCACTACTGTTACAGTTAAAAATCCCAGTACTTCtcataaaaacattcatatcaGCACAGAACTTCCTTCTGTATTCATCAGTATCCACCttcaaatgaccttgactgagTTCTGCTCACAGAAAGAAACATTCATCACAGAATTGGTTGAAATAGTTGAAAATCATCAACAGATTGATATACAACAGCAACAAGTTGTACTGTTAAATATTCGGCCAAAAATGTGCGAGAGACTGTCAATACCATTTACggataatgataatattgaggAGGTCAAGGTCGAGTTGTATTTCCTTGATACAGACGGAAAGGCAGATGAACAAATGACAAAGGTTGTTAGTGAGATTATCAAGCAGGGATTTGATGAACAGTCCGAGTCTCGATTTAAACAGAAG ttGACAGATGTGAAGCTGATACATCCAAATGAGTACGTGAGCCCTGTAAATAACCTGAATATTCCTGCTGCTGATCCTGAGACAAAGCTACAGACAGGAATCACGGTGGTGATTGTGATTGCCTCTGTAGGTGGCTTTTGTTGTGTCTGTCTCCTACTACTCCAG ATCATTATCCACCGCCGTCAGAGTGGTAAGAGGATGAAGCCCTACCCCGGCAGATCAGGCCTCTCCAATGTTCCAAGTATGGATTCTATAGCACTGGGTGTGGTCCCTAAATCACGGCCTCACAGTGGTTTCTGGAACCCTGGACTAGAAATACAG AATGAATCCTCAGAACCAACCAACTTACTTGAATACACTGCCTTGTCCAATATCTTTATGGATACGGAGGCCCAGAGAAATGAATTTGAG ACCCTGTCAATGGAAGTACCTAAACTGTCATCTCTACCTGTAGGAGCCGAAGACAAAAATAGATTCGCTAATGTAATTCCAT ttCCACACAGCCGTATCAAGCTAAAGAAAATACCAGAGGAGGATAATTCTGACTATATTAATGCCAACTATATATCA GGCTACAATCATGCCTACAAGACGTACATCGCCACCCAGGCCCCACTGACCAGGACGATGAGAGATTTCTGGAGGATGGTATGGGAACAACAGTCTCGTGTCATACTTATGCTCGTACCCATGCAGGCAAATGGACAG CCTAGCTGTGAAGCTTACTGGCCAGACAATGAGGGTATGGAcgcctgtctacagtttggggACATCACAGTCGCACTGAAGAAGAAAGATGTTCAGCAGGAATACACAATGTACTTACTTCAACTGAAGGATATTGAG AACAATTTGATTCGTGAGATCCACCATTTCTGGTACACATCTTGGCCTAAAGACGGGGAACCTGAGcctatctcactggtaaaattcaTCCTCGACACACGGCCTCATTTTGAGGATAGTGGAGCCCCAGTGGTCGTCCATTGTAG GACATTTTCAGGCCAGGGACTGGGAGAACGGGTACATTGA